Sequence from the Bremerella volcania genome:
CGACAGCGGCGTCGAGTTTTTAAGGACGTCCTGGCCGCCACAATCCGATTGGCGAGTCAGTTCAATGGCAACGTGGCACGAGCATTGATATTCAGACGCCTCGATTCCCCTCGTGACGAACAAACCTTTACACCCGAGGAAGAGGCCCTCCTCGAACTACGCTATGGGGGAAGCCGTGCTTTAAGAGACATCAATATCGGACTTCTTTTCGGATGCGGTCCGCTGTTTGCCGAACTGGTCAACGACTTTGCTTTCGCCCACGTAGCTGGCGTGCCGGAAGCGGACCTCGAAGCCCGAACCGAACGGCTGCATCAATACATTGATTTGCTTGGCAGGTTTCGACGAAGACGCCGGCGCGCCCGAGCCGAAGAACAGCGGGAACGTCGATCGAGGCGTCCGCGTCGGCCTCCTACCGGCCGACGCGTTTCGCCTGACAACCAGGAAGATGAAGAAACAACCAACCCCAGTGAACAGGCCATTTTCAATGAAGACTGGGACATTATGGGGGCCGTCCTGCCACGGTTGAAGCCACGGGACGCCGAAAGGCTACAGGCGATGATGGATGCACGCGGTGATTATCGAAGGGCCGCCGAGATAACCGGAGTAGATCCCACGAAGTTCCATCGTCGATGGCGGCAAACGACTCTCCAAAACATCAAGGGAAAAATCGAAGACATCGCAGCTAGCGAAGGATTGGGCAGCCTGCTAAACGAAAGGCACGAAGATGGCGAAGAGGAAACCGAAGACTGAAAAGCACCAGAAGCGGCCCAGAGCCGTACTCTACTGTCGTGTCAGCACGTTTGATCAAAACCGTGGCGACTACAGCTCACTGGAGGATCAGGAATCGCGGTTGCGCCGTGCGGCCGAGGCGGAAGGCTACACCGTATTTCAGGTTTTCAAGGAAGTAGCCAGTTCGGCAAACTTGGAGCGTGACGAACTTCGCAAGATGATGGGCAAGCTCGATGAGTTCGACGCGGTCTACGTGACAAAGCTCGACCGTCTTTCGCGTTCCATGCATGACTGGTGTCGAGTCAACGAGTTGCTCGATCAGCATGACGTGGCTTTGGTTTCGGTAACGCAGAAGATCGATACGTCAACGCCGATGGGGCGGTTCTTCCGTGACTTGCTGATGCTTTTCGCTCAGTTCGAGCGAGAAATGATTGCGGAACGAACCTACGAAAAAATGGCCGAGCAGGCGCGACTAGGCCGCTGGAGCGGCGGGCGACCGATTCTTGGTTACGACGTGGTAGACAAGACGATTGTCGTAAACCGTGATGAAGTAAAGATCGTCGAAGCGATCTTCGACAAGTACCTGGAACTGGCCTCGATCGCCAAGACGGCACGCTGGGCCAATCTTAAGGGCTATCGCACCAAGCACGTCCAGTGCAAGAATGGGCGCGAGTTCAAGCCTCGCAAGTTCACCCGCGCCGATATCCAACGAATGCTGAGCAATATCACCTACATCGGCAAGGTTCGCTTTGACGGTGTTGAGTACAACGGCGCGCACGACGGAATTATTCCAGAAGAGAAATTTCTGCAGGTCCAGGAGTTGATGGCCGCCAAAAAAGATAAGCCACGTCGGGGCGATCAACGCCAACAGGAGACTCTACTGCTGGGGCTGCTTCGCTGTGGATTCTGTGGCGGCGCATGCACGTCAAGTTTCGTAAACAAGAAACAAAAGGACGGAACGATTCAGCGCTACTACTACTACAAATGCACGTCAAAATCGCGGCGAGACGCGGAAGCCTGTCCAAGTGCGGACTTGCGCGCCACGATGATCGACGACGCCTTTATTCAGTACTTCCGGCAACTCGCGCATGAGCCGAAACATCTGGAAGCCGTCTTGAAAGCAGCAGATGCAGCTTCTCGCGAGGGCGTCGGTCAGTTTGAATCCGAGCGGGCCGAACTCTCAAAACAACTGGCCACGGCGGAGCGGGAATCGATGACACTCGTCGACCGCCTCGCCGACCCCGAATTAGCAGGGATCAGCGCGATCAAATCCCGCCTGACCGAACTGGAACATCAGCAACAAATCCTGAAGTCGCAGATCACAGACTTGACGCTCCAGATCCGCGATCGTCGGGACCAAAACCTCTCGCTCGACGAAATTCGAGAGGCATTTGAGCACTTCGACGAGATTTGGGAGGAGTTGGATTTTGAAGAACGACAGTACGCAGTTCGGTTGCTTGTGAAGGAGATTCACCTCAATTTCGAAAAGGGTCAGAAGCAAGGTGAAATGAACATTCAAGCGTGGGGCCGCCGCCCCACGCCCTTGTCCGTCGAGCTACGCGACTATCGCTCTGCGAAGTTGCGTAACCAGGACGGAAGGCACGCCCAGCAGGATTCGAACCTGCGACCTGCGGTTTAGAAGACCGCTGCTCTATCCGGCTGAGCTATGGGCGCAAAGGCTTGGCAGTGACCAAGTTTCCTAGATTCTAGCTGATGTGACGCGAACGCCAAGTCGAACTGTTGTGGAAACGGGCCAATCACGTCGCAGGATATCAGGCTGGCCTTATCGAAACGACACAACCGGAACAAAAAGGATCGCGTTTGGGAGGGTCTTTGCCAAACTTTCACCGTCCTACTCGGAAGATTCTTCCGCTGGCTTGTCGCTTTCGGCTGTTGCGTCCGGAGTATCTTCGGTTTCGGCCGGTTTCTCTTCTGGGGCCGGGTCGGCTGTTGCTTCGGCTGATTTCATGGGCTCGCTTTCCGTTTCGGCAGGCTCTTCCTTGGCAGGTGGGGCCTCTTTAGAAGTTTCCTCGCCGGCTGGCTTCTCGTTCATGGGCGTCTTGTCAGCTGGTTCGTCCTCGGCCGGCCTATCCGTGGCTTCTGGTTGGGGCATGGGCTGAGCCATTGGCTGCTGGGCGGCTGGTGGCCGCATCATGCCTGTGCCGGGGCCGCCTGGGAAGACGCGGCCAGGGACGCCGCTCGGCTGGTTGGTGGGCTGATTGATCGGAACACCCAGTTCACCGCGCGTGAGCAGAATCTTCGCGACGTCTTCCGCTTTGACGACGTAGTACCAGTCGGCGAAGCGGGTATTCAGTTCGTAGATCTTTCGCGTAGCCGCGTTCTTCTTTTCGCGATACGCGGTCATCGCGGCGTCGTTCGCTTGCAAGATCTTTTCCCGAGCCTTGGCTTGGGCTTCGATGTCTTGGTCTTCCCCTTCCTTGATTTCGGGAACCTCTTGCAGCATCGGCGGGGGAAGCATTTCATCGACCAGCTCGGTTTGAACGAACAGGAACTGCTGCTTCTGGTCCTTGTTGTCTCCCCCGAGCTTTTCGAGCCCGAACAAAAGTCGGTAGCGAATCGCGTCCTGGGTTTCGATGACCAGTTCGCCGTTGAGGCCCACCAGTTGTGGCTCCGCTTCGCCTGGCATCAAGTGAGGGAAGAAGCCGTTGGCAACCAGGGTGGGAAGGTCATCTTGCTTGAGGCCTTTGAGCCCTTCCCCTTGCTTGAGAACTTCGGCGAGTTGCTCAGGCTTGCGGTACACGTCAACGATCGTCAGGTCATCCAGCGAGTTGCGAATCTCGTCGAGCTTTTCAGTGTTCAGCTTTTCTCCGGCAGGCAACTGGGCATCGGCCAGTTGAGTTTGATTGCCTGGCGATGCTTCCTTCAGGCTGAGTAGGCTCCAACTGCTTCGTTCCGCGTCGAAAGCCACCGTGGCATCCATTTGCGGCAGCGCTTCGATGCGGTTGTTGGCAACTTGCATGGTGTAGTTGCGGAATCGCAAGGAAGTTACATCGAACGGATTGAGCTGCAGCAGATCTTTGTCGATCCAGTCGGAAAACTCGGTCGAGAAGACGGTTGGGTCCAGGCGAACCAGGTAGATGCGGTCGCGACCTGGGACGCGGACGTAACGCAGCTGGGGGTCTTCTTTGTCAGCGGCGCCAACAATCAGGTTAGCCAGGGTTTTGTCGCTTTTGTCTTCGATGGTCACCATCTGCCCGACCCCTTCGTCGGCGGCCGAGATCGCGTTGGCGTTCGGTTCGACGACACCGTATTCCGCTTGCTGGCCAGGCAGGTCGCTGACGATCCGCAGTACTTTCAGGTCGACTAGGCTGTTGGCGGCCTGGGTCATGTGCTGCGTGGCGTTGGCAGGGTAATCCCCCTTGGTCTTGATCTGCCAACCTTCACTGGTGTTGGCGACCTCGAAACGACGGATCTGACCACGCTCGGAGTCGAAACGCGTAATCTGCATCGACTCGGCTTGCAGTGGATCGGTGAACTCAGGGAACAGAGGCTGATTGACTTCCTCTTCCGGAGCACTGGTTGCCGGTGCGGGACGCGAGACGTAGGCCAGGCCTCCCATGACGACGGCCACGGCCAGAAAGATCAATGTTTTAACGGCTTCACTCATGACGAAATGCTTTGCAACTAGTGCTAAAAAATCTTCGTGAATCTATGAGGATCAGTAGGGAACTACTTGATGATTCGGTCTTTCGACAATCCCTCGCGTTCCTTCAAGCGTCGAAGCACGAAGACCACGATTCCGATGACGATCGGCGGGATGGGGGGCAGAGCCACGGCCAATGTTTTGACCTGGTTCTGGTAGTACAGAATCTTGCGATTCAGTTCGCGCGTGATGCGTTCTTGTTCGCGCTGGAGATTGGCTTCAATCTTCTGCACGGCCGCACGCTGTTTGTTTTGAACGTCCGCTTGACGCTGAGCCAGTTCCAGTTGCAGGGCCTGGACTTCACGCAAATCTTCGGGGCGAATCTCGCCACCTTGGTTGGCCCGGGCATTGAGCGTGTTGATCTTCATGTTCAGATCTTCCAGCGGCTTTTGAAGTTCCTTCTCCAACTGCTCTTGCTGGGCCTGGGCATTCAAGGCGGCTTCACGCAGGGCCAGGTCCCCTTCGGTCTTGGCTGATTCAGTCAAACGTTCCATCAAGCCCAAGCGAGCGATCGGTTCGCTGCGGCTGCGGATCGGGATGTACTCGTCATCGCCAGCCAGCTTATCGATCAGGTTCAACAAGAAGTTGGTGTTGTCGATCTGCATTTCCGAGCTGTCGGCACTCTGAGCACGAAGTTGCACGAAGACCGAATGCAATAGGTCAATATCCCCGACCATCGCCACATTGATCGCGCCATCCGATTTTTCTGGCTTCTTGCTTTCGGCTTCTTTCTCTTCTTCGCCATCCTTCGTTTCAGCGTCGGCTGGCGTTTCCGCCTGGGCGGCATTCGCGGCAACCGAAGGAGGCGTTCCTTGGATCAAGGCCGCCAGGACGAACGGATCCGGGGCACCACCGCTGGGGCCGTAAACCGGTTGTCGCTTGGCTTCAATTCGCTGCTGATCCTGACGGGCGCCGCTTAAGTCTTGCAGCGTGATCGTTCCGATCTTGGTCCCCGTGGTGACCAGCGGCGTGAAGGTCATGGTCTTCGGGTAGCCAGGCTGTTTCTTGATCGCCCCTGCGTAGAGGAACAGCATCTGACGAAGGTCCTGCGTCACGTCGACGGTGTTGTTGAGTGCTTCGTATTCCGGGGCACCCGGCGTGAAGCGGTCAGCGAATACATATTCCTTGGTAATCGCGCCCAGGTTTCGCAGGCGAACTTCCGGGTTGTAGTCTTGCCACACCACGTAAGGCTGATAGTAACGATCGGTCGGGAGCTGCTTGCCTGGCATGGAAATATGCAGCAGGTCCCACAGCTGACGTATGTCCCCCTTTTGTTCCGGCGGACGTCGCCCAGGGAATGGATTTCGTTTGTCCTGTCCGATCGGGGTGGCTTGTCCCATTAAGGTGGGAGCCGGGTCGTCGAAGATGGCCGTTGGAACGCCGGCCTTGATCGCGTCAAGGAAGTTCTTCATCGCCGGTTGCGACAAGCTGGATGGCTGCACGGCGAGCAGCACGTCGTACGAACTGGGATCGATCGCGGAAGTCGCGTCGACTTCAATCACATCGTACTGTTTCTCTAATTCGGTGATGATCTGCTGCGGGGGAATGTTCTGATAACCGCCCAGGGGGTTTTGCTGAATGCCACCAAACAGCTGAGCGTCGGTCGCCAGAACGCCCAGGCGTTTGCGTTTCTTTTCCGAAACGGTGCCGATGGAACGAATCAATTCGTACTCGACCGGCACGCCGTTATCGAAGAAGGGAATCACCACCTTTTCCAGGCCGCGCTGAACCGCGGCACCCAGAATGACTTCTTCCTGTGCCAAGGCCCCACGCTCCTGTGAGATCAACTCGCGCGGCTCAATGCCATACGTCTCGCGAGCGATGTCGGCCGTTTCGCTGAAGGGTTCCAGGCCGTCATGAATCACCACGTTGATCTTCGAGCCGCTCAGGGCACGGAACTCGTTGAGATAGCTGATCAGGTCGAGCTTGGTCTGGGCGTAATTTTTGGGAACGCTGCCGCTAACGAATGCTTCGATGCGAACCGGCTGGTCGGTCGAGAGGTTGCGAACCAACTGCTTGGTCTGAGGAAGCAGGCTGCTGGTGCCGTTCTCGGTATAGTCCCAGCGGACGTCATTCATCACGAAGAAAAGCGTGCCAGCAAAAGCGATCGCCAGCAGACAGGTCGAGCGGACCAGGTAATGCCCCAGGAGGGACTCGCCATCTTTACCGCCGAGCCAGTGTCGTCTGCCGATCAAGACCATCGCCAGATAGATGCCGACGATCGTCATCATCAGGAAGTAGGCCAGCGAACTGATGGAGATCACCCCGCGCCCAAAGTCGGCGAATTGTTTCCCCATGCTCGCTTCGCTGAGGAAGCCAACCCATTCGTTTTGCGTGACGAAGGCGTCCGAGTATTGCAGCAGCACGAACGGTGCGTTGACCAGAATACCCAGCACGAAGCCGAGGGTCAGGTTGTTGGTCATGAACGAAGCGACCATCCCCAACGCGATCATCGTCAGGCCGATGAACCAGTAACCGATGTAGGTGGTGATGAAGAGACCAGCGTCGAGCGAACCGAGCGACAGGGCATCGAGCACCAGGAAATTGCAAAGCTGCGAGAAGACGAGGGAAACGCTGAACACCGACACCGCAGCCAGGTACTTCCCGATCACGATATCGAAGTCGGTGGCCGGCAAGGTCAACAGCAGTTCGTCCGTTCCCAGTCGCTTTTCGTCGGCCCACAAACCCATGGTGATCGTCGGAATGAAGATCAGCATGATGAGCGTGATCTGGGAGTTAAGCTCGTTGAGATTCGCCAGGTTCGCGTTGAAGAACTCGTGCGGCCAGAACGCGGCCATCGAGGTCAACAAAACGAAGATCGCCAGAAAGACGTACCCAGTCGGGTTGCTGAAGTACGACTTGAAGTTCCGCTTCATCACCGCGTACGAAGCCTTCTTGGCTACCGATAGCGGGATCAGCAAGATAAAGAACGCCAGCATGAACATTAAATCGAACAGAACTAGCGTGAGTAGTTTGAAATAGAAATCGGCGGACATCGTTGATTACCGTGATGTAGCTGCGAAAGGTATAAGGTCTTGGATCGTGGGAGCCGAAGATGTTTAGTCGCTCTGGTCTGCCGCAACCGTCTCTTCGCTGGCAGGTTCGGTCAACGCATTCACCCCTTTGGTCATCCGATAGAAAGCGTCGTCCAGCGTTTCGCCGGGCTGCTTCATTCCATCGACGCTACCGTCGTAGATGAGTCGACCTTCGTTGATCACAATGGCCCGGGTCGCCAGTGCGTCGACTTCCTGGAAGATGTGAGTGGAAAGGAGAATCGTCTTCTCTTGGCCCAAGCGGCGGATCATGTCGCGCACGCCGCGAATTTGATTCGGATCGAGCCCCGAGGTCGGTTCGTCCAGGATGAGCACTTCTGGCTCGTGCAAAATGGCCTGAGCCATGCCGACACGCTGCTTGTAACCCTTGGAGAGCTTCGAGATCGGCTTGTGCAGCACCGTGTGCAGATTGCACAGGTCGACCACCGCGTCGATTCGCTCGGTACGCTTGGCCGGGCTCATGCCGCGAGCTTCGCCGATGAACCACAGCAGACTATGCGGCGTTGCATCGGGATAGAGCGGACCGTTTTCCGGCAGGTATCCCAGCATCGACGACCCTTGCAGACGCTGGGTGGCCATGTTGTAACCGGCGATGCGGGCAACCCCTTCGCTGGGCGAAAGGTACCCGGTGAGCAGTTTCATCGTCGTGCTTTTGCCGGCCCCGTTGGGGCCGAGAAAGGCAACCACTTCACCTCGGTGGACCTTGAAGCTGATTTCTCGGGAGGCGGCAAAGATTCCGTAGAATTTGGAAAGCCGGTCGGCTTCGATCATCGGCAGATCGGCGTTGTGATCAACCATAGCAGTTCGTTTTTCTCAGGCTATCCGAAAGGGCAGGGGAGGGGGCCGCCGTGAAGATGGGGCACCCCGCTGACCAGGATCAAAACACGTAGTGTAACGCAAGCGATGGATGACATAAACTCCGGTCTAGTTAAGACTTGCCGAAGTTCGAGTTCATCCCGACAGGAGTAGGATGGGTGAAAAGTCCTTACGGAAGGTCTGACAACCGTAGCGGAAGGTGATGGTTCCAGTTGGCGTTGTCGGTCTGGGGATAATCCATTCGTAAGTGAACGCCTCGCGATTCCTCTCGCAAGAAGGCTGCCCGGGCCATGACTTGGGCCACGATCAGCATGTTCTGCAGTTCCCAGCCGCTGGGGTGGTCGAACTGCTGGGGCAGGACGTACCGGCACCACGCCTCGATCGTATCGATGGCATCCTCCAGCCCGCGGGCATCACGGCGGACCCCGACGTTTCGCCACATCAGGCTTTTCAGCGAGTTGCGAATGTCGCTCAAGTCGAGCGGTTCGCTTGGCTCGGCGACGGGATGCTGCAGGTTGATCGCCTCGAAGCGGTCCGGCATCGCAAGTGCCCCCTGGGACGCATTGCGACCGGCCCTCTTACCGTATACGAGACCTTCCAGCAAACTGTTCGATGCCAGTCGATTCGCCCCATGCAGCCCACTGCTGGTGACTTCCCCTGCCGCCCAAAGGTTGGGAATCGTGGTCGCCCCGTTCGTATCGACCGAGATACCGCCGATCATGTAGTGGGCACCCGGCCGAACCGGAATGCGATCGGAGGTGATATCGATGCCGAACTTCTTGCAGCTGGCGTAGATGCTTGGGAAGCGGTTGCGGACGAAATCGGCGTCCAGGTGATCGAGCTTGAGGTAGACGTTGGGGTGCTTGGTCAGTTCCATTTGAGAGACGATCGCCTGGGAAACGACGTCGCGAGGGGCCAACTCGCCGCGCGGGTCGTAGTCTTTCATGAAACGGTAGCCATTGCGATCGACCAGGTGCCCTCCTTCGCCGCGAACCGCTTCGGTGATCAAGCTACGGCTACTACCGGCGATGTACAGGACGGTCGGATGGAACTGCATGAACTCCATGTCACGCAGCTCGGCACCGGCGCGTAGTGCCATCGCGATGCCGTCCCCCGTGGCGACGCCAGGGTTGGTCGATTCGCGATAAATCTGACCGACGCCGCCGGAAGCCAGGATCGTATGCTTGGCCCAGATCAGCGTTCGACCGTGCTTTTCATCGGAAGCGAGCGCCCCGCGGCAGATCCCGTCATGCACGATCAGATCCTGGGTGAACTCGTTCTGCCAGATTTGAATGTTGCGGCGCGAGCGGACCATCTCGACGATCGATCGGATGACCTCTTTGCCGGTGGCATCTCCCAGCGCATGAACGATGCGGTCGCGACCGTGGCCCCCTTCGCGCGTGAGGGCCAGTCGTCCGTCGACTCGATCGAACTCGGTGCCCCAGCGAATCAACTCGCGGATACACTCGGGTCCTTCGTGGACGACCAGGTCGACGACGTCCTTATCGCACAGACTACCGCCGGCGGTGATCGTATCGGCTACGTGGTCTTCGTAGCGGTCTTCGTCGTCCAGGACGCCAGCGATGCCACCCTGGGCGTAGTTGCTGTTCGATTCCTGGATCTGTTCTTTCGATAGGATCAGCGCCGAAAGCGTCGGATCGACCTCCAAAGCGGCACGCAGACCGGCGATCCCGCCGCCAATAATCAGAACGTCCGTAAAGTAGTGCGAGACGCTTTTGGGATGGAAGGGAACGAGGTATCGAGGGACATGAGGTGCCATGCGGCTGACGATGTTTGTATCGTGCATGGCAGGGAGGACGCGGCCTGCTTGGGCAAACCGAAAGACGAATCCCTGCGAAATATGCTCGGCGAGTTGAAAACGAAAGCGATTCTCTATTTTGCCCTAACAGGGCCTTTATTGAGAAGCCCCCTTGAGATAGGCCCGGTATTGTTCCATGAACGACGGCGGAGGGCTGCCGCGCTGCGTATCGCTGGAACCACCGGCCGCAGCATCGCGCGATTCGACGCGCCGAGTCGTGTCCGTGCCGCGTGAAAGCCCCAGGCTTCGCAGGGCGTTGTTGAGGTCTTGCTGGGCCTGGGTATCTTCACTGCTGGCGGCCTGTTTCATTTGTTGCCAGCGCTGAACGAACCGGGCAAAGTCCTCTTTCGTCCAGCCCAACTCGTCGAGCATTTCCTGATCCGGCGAATCCTGGTGCTTCAGTTCGTCCAGGACCATGTCGGTCGCCTGCTTGGCGTATTCCAAGTTGGCGGCATCTTCGCCTGGCTCGACACGAGGACCATCGTAGTTCTGCGGCGCGTTGTTACCTTCCAGGCCGCCTCCTTGAGGAATGGCCGAATTGCCGGGCCCCCGTCCACTTTGCTGCGGATCGCTGGACTGTTGAGAATCACTGGGACCTTTTTCGGACTCGGCACCTTGCATGCCTGCTTCTTGACCGGCAGGCGAATTGGTCTGGCTTGAGCCGTCCCCCTTTTGCTCGCCGCTGGAACCGGTTTGCTGATTGGCTTGGGGACCGTCGCCTCCTTCTTGGCCGGTTTCTCCTTCGCCTTGTTGGTTGGCGGCACCTGCCCCTTGGTCGGCAGCGCTGGTGCTACCGGCGCTATCGTTACCGGCCTGTTTGGCCGATTGTCCCCCGCCTGATCCACCCCCGCCACTTTGATCGCCGCGGGTTTCTCCCTTGCTGTTAGACTGCTTGTCGCTGTTGGAAGGGGACTTCGGTTGATCGCCTTGCTCGTCGCTGCCGCGATCGTCCGGCTTCATGTTGTTTTCGCCCTGCTTGTTGGGCTTCTCGCTCGACTCGGGGCTTCCCTTATCCCCTTCATTCGCTTTCGAGCCAGCTCCGGAGTTCGTGTTGTCTCCCTTGCCGGTGTCGCCGGAACGTTCCGAGTCGTTCGACGGGTTAGCCTCTTGGTCCTCTTGCTTGGCGCCTCCCTTATTGTCGCTGGCGCCTTGTTCGTCGTTCTGCGTGTTCCGCTCCGACGACATGCCGTCGTTCTTATCGTTGCTGCCGGGCTCACCTTCTTGTTTCTGCTCGCCGGTCGCGTTCTCGCCTCCGACGGAGTTTTCAGGCTTCATCCCGTTGTCGGCGCCACCTTCATTGGGCTGCGAACCTTCTTGCTCGCCGGTCGATTGCTCCTGGGAACCTTGCTTGCCTGCCTGGCCTTGGTTCTTCTGACCTTCGCTCTTTTCTCCTTGCGAATCGGCCGGATTCTTCTGACTACCACTACTGGCGCCGTCCTGCATTCCCTCTTCCGGCTTTTGCCCTGTGCTGGAACCTTCCGTTTCGCTTGGTTGCTCGGCGTTTTGTGGGTTGCTCTTCTCCGGTGCAAGCTGCTGGCCTTGTTGCATATCCTTCTCTTTCAGGTATTCCTGAATCCGTTCGAAGGCATCGCCATCTTGCGAACCATCGGAAGCGACCGGCTCTTGCTGACGCTCGACGGTCGAGTTCTCGTTGGGCTGGGTCGAAGCGTCTCCTTGTTGCAACTCGCCACCCTTGTTCGGATCGCCTGCTTTGCCGGTGCCGCTGCCATTGGGCTGGCCTGTTTGGTCCGATTGGTTCTGCTCGCGCTGCTGATTGTCCGAGGCCTGCGAGGCTTCCCCCCCTTTGCCGCCGTTGGATTGAGACTGCGACTCTTGGTCTCCACCTTCTTGCTGCGATTGGCCCATGCCTCCTTCGCCCGACTGGGGATCACCCTCTTGAGGTTCGCCTGACTGCTGCTCGCCTTCCTGGGGCTCGGAACCTTTGCCTTGTTGGGGCTCTTGGTTCTTATCCCCTTGTTCCTTCTTCGACGAGCTTCCGCTTCCTTG
This genomic interval carries:
- a CDS encoding recombinase family protein, encoding MAKRKPKTEKHQKRPRAVLYCRVSTFDQNRGDYSSLEDQESRLRRAAEAEGYTVFQVFKEVASSANLERDELRKMMGKLDEFDAVYVTKLDRLSRSMHDWCRVNELLDQHDVALVSVTQKIDTSTPMGRFFRDLLMLFAQFEREMIAERTYEKMAEQARLGRWSGGRPILGYDVVDKTIVVNRDEVKIVEAIFDKYLELASIAKTARWANLKGYRTKHVQCKNGREFKPRKFTRADIQRMLSNITYIGKVRFDGVEYNGAHDGIIPEEKFLQVQELMAAKKDKPRRGDQRQQETLLLGLLRCGFCGGACTSSFVNKKQKDGTIQRYYYYKCTSKSRRDAEACPSADLRATMIDDAFIQYFRQLAHEPKHLEAVLKAADAASREGVGQFESERAELSKQLATAERESMTLVDRLADPELAGISAIKSRLTELEHQQQILKSQITDLTLQIRDRRDQNLSLDEIREAFEHFDEIWEELDFEERQYAVRLLVKEIHLNFEKGQKQGEMNIQAWGRRPTPLSVELRDYRSAKLRNQDGRHAQQDSNLRPAV
- a CDS encoding DUF4340 domain-containing protein, whose amino-acid sequence is MSEAVKTLIFLAVAVVMGGLAYVSRPAPATSAPEEEVNQPLFPEFTDPLQAESMQITRFDSERGQIRRFEVANTSEGWQIKTKGDYPANATQHMTQAANSLVDLKVLRIVSDLPGQQAEYGVVEPNANAISAADEGVGQMVTIEDKSDKTLANLIVGAADKEDPQLRYVRVPGRDRIYLVRLDPTVFSTEFSDWIDKDLLQLNPFDVTSLRFRNYTMQVANNRIEALPQMDATVAFDAERSSWSLLSLKEASPGNQTQLADAQLPAGEKLNTEKLDEIRNSLDDLTIVDVYRKPEQLAEVLKQGEGLKGLKQDDLPTLVANGFFPHLMPGEAEPQLVGLNGELVIETQDAIRYRLLFGLEKLGGDNKDQKQQFLFVQTELVDEMLPPPMLQEVPEIKEGEDQDIEAQAKAREKILQANDAAMTAYREKKNAATRKIYELNTRFADWYYVVKAEDVAKILLTRGELGVPINQPTNQPSGVPGRVFPGGPGTGMMRPPAAQQPMAQPMPQPEATDRPAEDEPADKTPMNEKPAGEETSKEAPPAKEEPAETESEPMKSAEATADPAPEEKPAETEDTPDATAESDKPAEESSE
- a CDS encoding Gldg family protein — encoded protein: MSADFYFKLLTLVLFDLMFMLAFFILLIPLSVAKKASYAVMKRNFKSYFSNPTGYVFLAIFVLLTSMAAFWPHEFFNANLANLNELNSQITLIMLIFIPTITMGLWADEKRLGTDELLLTLPATDFDIVIGKYLAAVSVFSVSLVFSQLCNFLVLDALSLGSLDAGLFITTYIGYWFIGLTMIALGMVASFMTNNLTLGFVLGILVNAPFVLLQYSDAFVTQNEWVGFLSEASMGKQFADFGRGVISISSLAYFLMMTIVGIYLAMVLIGRRHWLGGKDGESLLGHYLVRSTCLLAIAFAGTLFFVMNDVRWDYTENGTSSLLPQTKQLVRNLSTDQPVRIEAFVSGSVPKNYAQTKLDLISYLNEFRALSGSKINVVIHDGLEPFSETADIARETYGIEPRELISQERGALAQEEVILGAAVQRGLEKVVIPFFDNGVPVEYELIRSIGTVSEKKRKRLGVLATDAQLFGGIQQNPLGGYQNIPPQQIITELEKQYDVIEVDATSAIDPSSYDVLLAVQPSSLSQPAMKNFLDAIKAGVPTAIFDDPAPTLMGQATPIGQDKRNPFPGRRPPEQKGDIRQLWDLLHISMPGKQLPTDRYYQPYVVWQDYNPEVRLRNLGAITKEYVFADRFTPGAPEYEALNNTVDVTQDLRQMLFLYAGAIKKQPGYPKTMTFTPLVTTGTKIGTITLQDLSGARQDQQRIEAKRQPVYGPSGGAPDPFVLAALIQGTPPSVAANAAQAETPADAETKDGEEEKEAESKKPEKSDGAINVAMVGDIDLLHSVFVQLRAQSADSSEMQIDNTNFLLNLIDKLAGDDEYIPIRSRSEPIARLGLMERLTESAKTEGDLALREAALNAQAQQEQLEKELQKPLEDLNMKINTLNARANQGGEIRPEDLREVQALQLELAQRQADVQNKQRAAVQKIEANLQREQERITRELNRKILYYQNQVKTLAVALPPIPPIVIGIVVFVLRRLKEREGLSKDRIIK
- a CDS encoding ABC transporter ATP-binding protein encodes the protein MVDHNADLPMIEADRLSKFYGIFAASREISFKVHRGEVVAFLGPNGAGKSTTMKLLTGYLSPSEGVARIAGYNMATQRLQGSSMLGYLPENGPLYPDATPHSLLWFIGEARGMSPAKRTERIDAVVDLCNLHTVLHKPISKLSKGYKQRVGMAQAILHEPEVLILDEPTSGLDPNQIRGVRDMIRRLGQEKTILLSTHIFQEVDALATRAIVINEGRLIYDGSVDGMKQPGETLDDAFYRMTKGVNALTEPASEETVAADQSD
- the nadB gene encoding L-aspartate oxidase; this encodes MHDTNIVSRMAPHVPRYLVPFHPKSVSHYFTDVLIIGGGIAGLRAALEVDPTLSALILSKEQIQESNSNYAQGGIAGVLDDEDRYEDHVADTITAGGSLCDKDVVDLVVHEGPECIRELIRWGTEFDRVDGRLALTREGGHGRDRIVHALGDATGKEVIRSIVEMVRSRRNIQIWQNEFTQDLIVHDGICRGALASDEKHGRTLIWAKHTILASGGVGQIYRESTNPGVATGDGIAMALRAGAELRDMEFMQFHPTVLYIAGSSRSLITEAVRGEGGHLVDRNGYRFMKDYDPRGELAPRDVVSQAIVSQMELTKHPNVYLKLDHLDADFVRNRFPSIYASCKKFGIDITSDRIPVRPGAHYMIGGISVDTNGATTIPNLWAAGEVTSSGLHGANRLASNSLLEGLVYGKRAGRNASQGALAMPDRFEAINLQHPVAEPSEPLDLSDIRNSLKSLMWRNVGVRRDARGLEDAIDTIEAWCRYVLPQQFDHPSGWELQNMLIVAQVMARAAFLREESRGVHLRMDYPQTDNANWNHHLPLRLSDLP